ACACTTTATTGATGGTAAATTATGGAAGAGGTGGAGCTGGGTTTACAACTTTAGATGTGACTGATCCATACAAACCTCTTCACTTATATTCCGTACTAAATGATCCTGTTTCTCAAAAAGTTTTTCATGTTGATCATAAAAATGATTTTAAGTCTTATCCTTATAAAACAGCTAGATATAATATTTTTGATTTCACTGAAACAACTACTGTTGTAGAAAACTTTAATTTAGGTAATTCTTCAAAAACATGTGATACTTCTTTAAATACCCATTGTTATGAGGGAAGAACTTGGACTTTAACTGGAGTTGCTCTTGATCCTGCAGATGGAGAAATCAAAGTAAGTTTAAATGGAAATCTTTTAGGAAGTGGCGATTACACATTAAATAATTCATCAGGGGAAACTAAAATTACTTTCAATTCAGCAGTTCCATTTTACAACGCGAAAAGAGATGATAATGATAAATCTAATAGCACCATAAATATTTCTCAGGTTGGAAAAATTGATCCAAGAGGCGTTAATTATGATTATAGATTTTTAGGGGATACTTGGGGATCAGCAAGAGTATTTAGAATGCCAAATGATGGTGCAGGAGATAAATCTATAAATGATGATTTATATGTTGCAGCGATGCCAGGTGGATATGGTGTCGGATCTCCTGGTATTGGATCAAATTTGTATGTAATTAATTGGGAAAATGGAAGTGTTGTTAAAAGAGTTGATATAGAAGATTTACCATATAGTGCATCATTAAATGATATTACAAATTCAATTCCCGCCACTCCAGTTGTTATAACTTCAGACGACTCGCTTGGACCATATAGAGGAGCAATGGTTTACCTAAATGATCTTGAAGGAAAAGTAACAAAAATTAATTTAACAAATCTTGAGTACGAACACGCATTTGATCCAGACGATAATAGTCTAAGTCAAAAAACTGAAAAAATTGATTTATACGAACAAACAACTTTATTAAATTTACAATCATCTACTAAATTAAATAACAGACTAATGTTCCATCCAATGGATGCTGGTATTGGAATTAAGACTAAAAAACTTCATTTATGGGCTGGAACTGGTGACTTTATGAATTTAAATGATGTCTTAGTTGATAAAACAAAAGTTAGAAATGTTATGTTTGGGATTAAAGACTCTCATTTTCCTTTCTTTGGTCATGTAAATACACCACAAACTGCAGACACACTTCAAAAATGCAAAGACGTTCCAACAGATGGAACAGAAAATTGTCCAGATATAAGTGATGCAGGCTGGTATGTTCAGCTTGATGATAGAAAAAAAATAACTGCTGAACCAACTATGAGAGGAAATGCAGTATACTTTCCAATCTATAAACCAACAACAGGAAGTAAGAGTTGTGGCGCAGGAAATGCTTACATCTGTGCTTTAAATGCAGACTGTGGAACAAATTTATCATCCCAACTTGGTGACAATACGGGAGCTGAGGCAGGGGAAGAGTGTTACTATGTAGGTGTTGGAGTACTTTCTAAAATAATTGCATTTGGAACTAAATTATATGCAAACATTTCTGGAACTTCAGAAGTTTATGATCCAAAAGATGATCTAGTCATTATAGAAGCTTTAGCAGAGGATATTGATCATTTTAGAAGCAGCTGGAAAGAAAACTTTTAAATTTACCCATATTGGGCATAAAAAATTTGAATAAAGATCAAAGTAAAATAAATTTGTCTTTATGGTTTTAAGATTTATCACAATTTTTTTTATTTTTTTTGCAACTAATATTGCAAATTCAAAACCACTTCCTCCAGGAACTGGAAATAGTGTTCCTGCAAATATTTTATTTCTAGTCGATAAATCACAAAGTATGTGGGACCCAGCTAGTGGAGATTTGAAGAAATATGTAAGACCATTTATTGATGTTACACCAAGGGGAAACGGAAATTATTTTACTGTTAGTGTAGATGAAAGTGGTTTTGGTTATTGGAACCCTAATACCAATAGATTAGTAATAGATAGAAATGTTTTTGGTGGAGTTAACAGAGGCTCAAGAATTCACGGTTATAAAGGTAGAAATATGGGCAGCCCAATCAATATGGAATATAGAAACAATTTTATTTATTTACTTCAAGATAAATCTCAAGATAAAAGAGCTGGTTATACATTGATGTCAGTAGACTCAAGGTATTCTGATGGTGGAAAAAAATGTAAAAACTGTAAAAATTTATCTCGTTTCTACACAAAAAAACAAGCCAAAAATTTAACTGGATTAGTAGAACATAAAAAGGGAGCGAAAGACCTTGGTGGCAATATGGCAGTTTATTTTAAAAGTAAGCCTTCGATGGATATCAATGGTAATAAAATGTGGGCGATTTCAAAAGATGTATGGAGAGTAATTACATTAAATGGACACTTAGATAAATCCTCAACTGTTATTTGTTCGAATGCAAACTCAACTTTAAGAGCGCTTTTTGATGATGCAATAGACGTTGTACAAGAAAGTGGAAATCTTTTTGCTTATAGCAAAGACGGACCAAATGGTAAAATTTTAAAACAACAACTAAGTCAAAATGGATGTCCAACGGGCAGTCTTTATCAAGGATGGAACAAATCAAGCAACTATGACACCTGTGGAGCAGGAAGAGGTCAAAGTATTGCTGTAAGAAATGGAGTTATTTATACAACAGGGTATTTAAGTGCAAAGGTTTGTAGATACACACAATCTGGAAGTTCAATTAGATTAACTCATAGTGTTGGTATCAAAGACGCCTATAGCCAAAATTCAGCAAGCAATTCACAAATCTTTTTAGATAAGCCGATGGGAATTAGACTTGGTGAAGGAAGTGCGTCAGAATCAAATAGAATATACGTTACAAGTTTTGGAAGAAACGAAATTACTATTTTAAACCATACAAATTTAGCATACGTCGATCACTTCGGAGACTCTGGTGTTTCTCTGTGGAAAGGTGCAGAGGATTCAATAAGTTTTGTAGTTAAAGACTCAGCACTTTCTCAATCGGCTAACTTTGGTGTTGGTTTTTGGCAAGGAGGAAAAGCAGACTTTTCAGGATTTAAATATGACGACAATAATCCAAATTTTAATATGCCAAGAGATGATGAAAGAACTAACCCTGAAGGAAATATAGCAGTTGGAATAAATCCAAAAGGCTCTCAACAAATTTTAGAGTTATTTGCTAACGATAGAGTACAACTAAAATATGGAACCTTAGGCACAGGTCTTAGAACTTTGATGAGGAAATATTGGACCTACAATAAAGGAATAGTTAATCCAATAATACCTGGGCTTGATTGTCAGGTTAATGCAATGATCATTATTGGTGATGGAAAGTTTACAAAAAACTCAGCAGGACATCCAGTTACGGAAGCTAGAGCAAGATTTAGTTCTCAAGGAGTTTTAACTTTTACTGTTGGATATGGTGAGAGAGTTACTAAAGACAACTCAGCTAAACAAATGTTTAAAAATATTGCTATTGCAGGAGGAACACACATAGAATCCGGAGGAGTTGTAAAACAACAAGGATTTTTTATCGCAAATACCCCATCAGATTTAAAAGCTGTAATTGATCAAATTGTTCAAACTATTGTTGCAAAAACATATTCTTATTCGGCACCATCAATATCAAGTGAAATTGCAAGAACTGGACAATTATTCCAAGGAAAATTTCAAAATAGAAGAAATAAGGAGTGGTGGGGTACAATTTTAAAAACAGATCTAACGCAAACAGGGGATGCTTTAACATCTAAACAAGTTTGGGATTTAAATGACAAAATTAAATTACCAGCTCAAAGAAAAATCTGGACAGCCGTACAAGGAAATACTACATCAAATAATTTTACCGATGCAAATAGTAGAGCAATAAGTAATTATTTTTTTGCTACTGGTAATCAAGTTAAAGACTATCATCGAAGAACTACTGGTTCTAATAATTTATCTAACCTAACAAGATGTGCAAGCTCTAGTGGTGTATTAGATGGAACAATGGATGAGCTTACTGGTCTTATTAGGTTCGTTAGAGGTGAAGATTATTTTGATTATGATGGAGACTGTGATCTTAGAGAGCCAAGAAAAAGAACAGATGATAATGGAAAATTAAAAAATGCATATATTGCAGATATTTATAATTCTGAATTAGCTATTGTTGGAAAGCCATCTGCAAGCATTCAAGCACAAACGAAAAATACAGAAAGTTACTTTAGACAAAAAAATAATTACGTAACTTTTGCAGCAAACAACTTTAATAGAAAAGATATAATTTATGGAGCTGCAAACAATGGTGTATTACACGCGGTGGATGCAGATACAGGAGAAGAAATTTGGGGATTTGTTCCTCCTTTAATAATTCCAAAACTTCCAAGAATTATTAATCCAACTTTAAATCAAGCATCAGGAGGGGGAAGTATACCTATGTTCTTGTTAGATGGTTCACCAACTATTCATGATACTTATTTTAAACACCCAATTACAAACAAAGAGGGTTGGTACACATTATTAATGATCCCTTACGGTAGAGCTGGTGCAGGATTTTCTACAATTGATGTTACAGATCCAAATAAACCACTTCACTTATATTCAATATTAAACGACTCAACTAGTCAAAAAATATTAAGAGTAGATCATCAAAGTAATTTGTTTGAATATCCTTACAAAACAACTAGGTTGAATATAAAAGATTTCAATCAATCTATAACAGCAACAAATAATCTTGGCGGATCAAATACTTGTGATGCTTCAGGTAACACTTCTTGTTATTTGAGCAAAACTTGGACGGTGCCAAATATTTTAGATACATCGGAACCCTACACTATTTATGCAAATGGAATTGATGTTACAAAATCAACAGCGGCCGCAAATATATCAGGAGTGGTAAGACTTACTTTTAATAAAGCATATAAATTTGATGCATCAGGAAATACTAATTCTGATAGTATTAGTATTGTTCAAATAGGAGACTTAGCAAGCGCAGGTGCAGAATATGATTATAGATATTTAGGTGAAACATGGGGATCACCTCGTGTCTTTCGAATGCCAAACACAGGAGCTGGAGATAACGATGTACTAGATGATGAATATGTTGCGGTTTTAACAGGTGGTTTTGGTAATTTTTCACCTGCAATTGGATCAAACGTATACTTAATTGATTGGTTAACTGGAAAAGTTAAAAAAGAAATCAAAATAGAAGATAAAGTATATGATAACAATTCAAAAAACGATATTGTTAACTCAATTCCATCATCACCAGTTGTGATAACAGCAGATGCCTCGCAAGCAAACTTTTCAGGTGCACTACTTTATGTAAGTGATTTAGAAGGCAAAATAACGAAAATTAATTTAACTAATATGCAACAAACACCAGAGTATGATGTAACGACTGGGCAATTTAGTTCAAATACTAAGCCGGTTAGACTTTATGATAAGTATACTTTGTTTGATGTCATGTCCTCAACGCAAATAAATAATAGGTACATGTATCATTCATTAGATGCAGGTATTGGTGTTAGATCTAAAAGCTTTTGGTTATTTGGTGGTACGGGCGATCTAATGAACTTAAGTGACAGCCAAGTAAATCTTAGCAGAGTTCAAAACGTGATGTTTGGTATTAAAGATTACTCTTACCCATTTTTTGGATCTCAAAAAGCTAGCCAAAGCCCTGACAATTTTTTAAGATGCAAAAATACTACAAAAGATCAAGATGGTTCTAGTTGTCCTGATATAGCTGATAGAGGATGGTTTATAGATCTTGATGATCAAAAGAAAGTTGTAAATGAGCCAACGTTAACAGGCAATGTAGTTTATTATCCAGTTTTCAAACCACTCAGAGGAGCGAAATCGTGTGGAGATGGCAAGGCATATATTTGTTCTGTAGATGCAGATTGTGGAACCAATTTATCTAAAAAACTTGGGACTAACAAAGGGTCTGAAACAACTGAAGAATGTTTTTATGTTGGTACTGGAGTTTTATCTAAGATAGTTAGTTTTGGAACTAAATTGTATGCAAATATTTCAGGTGAGTCTACAAATACTGATAAAGACGATATAGTAGTAATTGATTCAATAGATACTGGGTTAATCAATTATAGATCGAGCTGGAGAGATTCATTCTAAAAATTATTCATTTCAGTTATTTATTTTATTAAGTTAGTTTCGTTTAATTAGTAAGATTATGAAATCAAATATTATAAATAGTAATACTAAAGCATATTTATTTTTAACATTAGCTGCTTTATTTTGGTCAGGTAATTTTATTGTTGGAAAAGCTGCAAGCACATATGAGATACCACCATTTTCTTTGAATTTTTATAGGTGGTTTTTTGCTTTTTTAATATTATTTCCTTTCACTTATAAAGAGGTAATAAATAAAAAAGATTACGTTTTTGAAAATCTTGGATTGTTTATTATTTTAGGTATTACAAGTATTACAATATTTAATTCAATTGTTTATTACTCATTATATTATACTCAAGTTATCAGTGGTATCTTGATGATATCTACAATTCCTGTTTGGATACTTTTTTTTGCATCATTTTTAAAAATTGAAAAAACTAATCTATTTCAAATTTTAGGAGTAATTTTATCATTAACGGGAGTTTTATTTATTGTCACGAAAGCCGATATTCAACTTATTAAAGAACTAGAGTTTAATAAGGGTGATCTATCAATGGTAATAGGGATGTTATCTTGGGCTATTTATTCAGCTTTACTCCGCAAGAAAACACATCCTATTTCTCAGTTAGCTTTATTAGAAATAATAATAATATGTGGCTTTATATTCCTTGTTCCAATTTATTTTATTGAGATGAGTTTTGGAAACAAGATTGTTTTAGGATTACCATTTATATTAACCTTGGGTTATGTAGTTTTATTTCCTGGCATATTTGCATTTTTGTTTTGGATTAAAGGAATTGACATCATAGGAGCAAATAGGTCTGGGGTTTTTTTACATTTAATGACAATTTTTGGAGCTTTAATGGCAATTGTAATACTTGGTGAAAAATTTATGTTTTATCATTTTCTTGGCGCAATATTCATAATTGCAGGTATAACCCTTTCAAATAAAAGTAAAAAAAATGCTTAAAGTTGCAATATTAGATGACTATCAAAACGTTGCCCAAGAGTTTGTAGATCTTAAAAAATTATCAGGAAAATATGAAATAGAAGTTTTTAATGAACCATTTGAAGGTGAGGAGGATGCAATCGAAAAATTAAATGATTTTGAGGCATTATTGATAATGAGAGAACGTACTAAAATTACAGCTAATCTAATAAAAAACTTAAAAAAATTAAAATATATTGCAACAAGTGGAATGAGAAATAACTCTATTGATCTTGAAGCTTGTAAAAAGAAAAAAATCATTGTTACCGGAACAGACTCTAATCTTAATCCAACTCCAGAATTAACTTGGGCCTTAATTTTAGGATTGGCAAGAAACCTTAAAACTGAAATTGATAATATGTTTCAAGGATACTGGCAGACAACAATTGGAGTTGAGTTAAAAGGAAAAATATTGGGTTTAATTGGACTTGGTCGCGTTGGTTCACAAGTTGCAAAAATTGGCAAAGCATTTGGCATGGAGGTTATGGCTTGGAGCGAAAACTTAAGCTTGGACAAATGCAAAGAGCTGGACGTTTTACCTTGTAGCAAAGAAGATTTAATTCAAAACTCAGATTTTCTATCTGTTCATGTTCAAGGAGGAGAAAGATATAAAGATTGTATTAAGCTAGCAGAGTTTGATAAAATGAAAAAAACTGCTTATTTAATTAACACATCTAGAGGGCCTATTGTAAATGAAGATGATTTAATCATTGCACTTTCAACAAATCAAATTGCAGGTGCAGGTATTGATGTTTATGAAAAAGAGCCTTTACCTTCTAGTCACAAATTAAGATTTTTACCAAATGCTTTGTTAGTTCCTCACATTGGTTATGTAACAGCTGAAAATTATTCAATCTATTATAATCAAATGTTTGAAAATATTGAGGCATATTTATCTGGAAAGCCTATTCGTGTAATTGAATAAAATGGAATTACCTGTTGTTAATCATAAAGACTATGTGGCTAAAATTGATGATGATCATAAATTTCCAATCAAAAAATTTGGTGAACTTGCCAAATATTTAATTGAAAAAGAAGTTGTTTCAAAATTTTATGAACCAAATCCATGTTCAATTGAAACATTAAAAGAGGCTCATTCAGAAAAATATATTTTAGATGTAAAAAATAAAAAATTAAGTGAAAAAGATATTAAAAAAATTGGCTTTCCATTAAATGATAGTGTTGTAAGAAGATCTTTTGTTGCTACTGGCGGAACGGTTTTAGCATCGAAACTTGCAATAAATTATGGAATAGCATGCAATACAGCTGGAGGATCCCATCATGCAAATTTTGATGGAGGTGCTGGTTATTGTGTTTTTAATGATGTTGCTGTTGCAGCAAAGTATTTACTCAACAGAGGTCTTGCTAATAGAATATTAATAGTTGATCTTGATGTTCATCAAGGAAATGGAAACTCAGATATATTTATAGATAACAGAAATGTTTTTACTTTTAGCATGCATTCAAAGTCCAATTACCCTGCAAAAAAATCATTAAGTGACTTAGATGTTGAGCTTAAAGATAACACTGAAGATAAAGAGTATTTAGATATATTAAAATTTAATTTAGCAAATTTGAATGATGAGAACTTTGACTTTGTTTTTTATATAGCTGGCGTTGATATTCACTATAATGATAGATTGGGCAAACTCAAAATTACTGATCAAGGCATAAATTTAAGAGATAGCATTGTAATTGATAACTTTTTTTCAAAAAGAATACCAATTTGTGGGGTATTAGGTGGTGGTTATAATAAAGATTTTAATAAACTAATTGAATTACATTCAAGTTTACACAAAACTTGTGCTAAATATATTTAATATGTCAAAAAATAATCCTAATTTAACGGCAGAACAAAAATTTGTTTTATTTGAAGAGGGAACAGAAAGACCAGGTTCTAGTGAATTAAATAGTGAAAAAAGAAAAGGTTCCTATTTTTGTGCAAATTGTGGAGTGAAGTTATTTGATTCTGATACCAAATATGAAAGTGGGTCAGGATGGCCATCATTTTATAAATCTTTACCTGATGTATTTGAAACAAAAACTGATTATCATTTAGGTTACGCAAGAACAGAATATCATTGCAAGAATTGTGGGGGTCATCATGGACATATTTTTGATGATGGTCCAGATCCAACTGGCAAAAGATATTGCAATAATGGTATTTGCTTAGTTTTTAAGGAAGAAAATTAGCTATCATTCTTAACTATTAAAACGTATAGTTATCGTATGAAGTTTCTATTAAAGCTGTTTATTTTTGTACTTTCTTTTGCGACTATTTCATTTGCAGATATTAAACAAGTCAAAGATAATTTTTTTAATTCTTTAGAGACATTTTTAGATGGAAATTTCGAACATACAGACTTTACAATTAGAACCACTGAAGAGACAAAACCTGAACTGAGCATACAAACTTTCAAGCCTCTTAATGAAAGTGATGAAGAACTAACTTTCTTTCAAGGTTCTTTTTTTATGCATGATGGAGATAGAGAAACATTAAACCTAGGTCTTGGGAAAAGATATATCTCAGAGGATGAGACAACTATGTATGGTTTAAATGCATTTTATGACCACGAATTAGATTACGATCATTCAAGAATGAGCTTAGGGGGAGAAATAAAATCTTCATATTTAGAATTAAATTACAATCAATATTTTTCAAACAGTGATAGTAAAACAGGAAAAAATAGTAAGGCAGAAGAAGCTTTGGACGGGTATGATTTAGAATTTGGTGCTCAAATACCTTATATCCCTTCTTCTACTTTTTATACGAAAGCTTTTAAATTTGATGTACCAAGTGGTAATGATTTTGAGGGTTACGAGTATACAACAAAGGTTGAGGTACCAAACTCTGGTTTAACATTTGAGCTAGGGCACACAAACTATGATCATCATACAGACGAATGGTTTTTACAATTAAGATTTAGCACAAATAAGGTAAATAAAGATCGTGAATTTATTAGTGATGAAGTATTTGAAAAAACTTCAATAGTTGATCAAAAGTACGATAAAGTAAGAAGAGAAAATATTATAGTAAAAAGTGGATCAGCATTTACTGTTAAAGCGGGAGGATTTTAAGTGAAAATTTTTAGAAATTTATTACTCATATTAGCAACAATATTTATATTTGAGTTATCATTTACTAATGAGGCCAAAGCAGCCGCATGTAGCACATCTAGTGGTGTCCTTTCAGAGGCTGAAATAAAAAGTGGATGCGAATATACTCCAGACTTGTATGAAATTGTCATTTATAAGATGTATTTGTGCACAAGTTCTCCAACACTACCAACTGTCACCACAACAGTAGATTTAACTAATTGCAGTCAAGTATTTAACAATGCGAGTGGCGCAACAGCATCTGTTGCACAGAATGCTGAAGTCGATCTTACAGGAACTTATACAAGGCCTCCAAGTGGTACCTATACCCATGGTTATGCAATAATGAATAATTCATTTGGAATAACTGCATCTTTTCAAATAGATGGTTCAATGGATGGTCTTTCAAGTGGATCAGGTGTTTTTTGTGGAACAGTTGCTGGATCTGGTAGTCATACTAAAGGCAGTGGATCGCATACAAATAACTCAGTTTGTTCGTCAAGCGCAGTTACAGCCGGAAAGTTTACTGAAACTTTAACACATTTTGGTGGTTCAGGTGATTCATGGACTAGAATTGCAACTGCAACAAACATTAATGGTACATCTGCCGAGATTAAAGGAATTTTAGTTGATACAAATGGACATTTAGCTGCAAACGAAGGAGAGGTAGATAAACTTGAGGGAATGGTTACTTTCGCAGATTCAATAGTAATTACAGATGCAACAACTTCATTGACAATGAGTTTTAATTTAGGCGAGGGAATGTCACTAAATTCTGGTGGAGGAGACGCAATTCACATAGGAAGTGGTCCTTTTCAAGCAATATTTGTTGCAAATTAATTATATAATTAAATTACTTTAAGCTGGTTAACAAAGTTCCGTTTTTTTCTAACTCTCTTAATTCTTGATACCCACCAACATGATGCTCTTCAAAAAAAATTTGAGGAATTGTTCTTTTACCACCAGCTTTTTTAATCATCTCGTCCATTAAATTTGGATCTGTTGATATATCTATTTCTTTGTATTCTAAATTATTTCTTCCTAACAATCTTTTGGCAGCATCACAAAAAGCACATAAAGGTCCTGAGTAGACTGTGATATTTTTCATTAACTCTATATAATTCTATTATCTGTAATTACTAGTCTAAATATTCCTCTTTTTTTATCTTCGATCTTATAAGCTTTCTTGAATATTCAAATTTTTTTCTATGTTTTATACTTTGAGAATTTACTCTTTTTCTCCACAATCTAAATGACGAGGGTTTTAAAGATCTTCTCATTATTTTAATAACTTCACTTTCAGTTTTTCCAGTTTTTTTTTCTATATCTTCAAAAGTAATACGGTCCGCCCAGGCAGCCCAAATTATCCAATCTGAAGTGCCCATTTTGGGCTCGGGGTTTTTTACTCTTGTTTCTGGTCTGTGACTTTTTTTCATGAAAATTCAGTAAATTTAATATAAAATTTTAATGCAAATAAGTTAAGGTGTGATATTATCATTTTAGATAGTCCTATCTAGCCATCTTTAGCTCCCGGTTTTTTAGGACTATCCTTTATGCTCCCCCCAGATTTTTTTCTTTTTCTTCAAATTATTTTTTTTCTATTCATTACTCCTGGTACTCCTCGAGTAGTTATTATTTCATATTCTATTAATTATGGAATGAAAAAATGTATATGGTCAGCGACAGGTGATGTAATAGCTAATTTTGTCCAAGCTACTTTAGTTATATTTGTAATTGGGTCTTTTTTTTTAGATCATCCAAAAGTTTTAAATATTTTTAAGTGGGCAGGTATAATCTATTTACTTTATCTTGCATATGATATTTATAAATCCAGACCAAAAAACATTTCTAAAAGTAATAATATTTCTAAAAGCAACTTTTCCTTTTTAAAAGATGGTTTTTTAGTTGCAGGTACAAGTCCAAAAGCTTGGATGTTTTTTCCATTTATTTTTCCGCAATTTATTGATTTTAATTCTAACTATATTATCCAATTTATAATTTTAATCTCTACGTATATGATTTTAGATTTTTTATCTTTGATTGGGTATGCTTTGCTAGCAAACAAATTAATTATCTGGATTAAAGTAAAACCAAAAGTAATAAACACAATTTCAGCGTGTGTTCTAATTGTTATTGCTGGTTTAATAGCTATAACTCAAAAATATTAGCTAGCTCATCTACGTATTTTTCTGTTATCATTCATATTTATTAACTCACTATTCAATATGAAAAAAATATTTGTTTTAATATTATTTTTTTTGATTTCTACAAATGCAATTGCTGGGTGCGAGGATCCAATTAATGATGGTGTCGATTATACTAATTGTCGATTTTCTGATGGGCAAGATTTACAAGGCAGCTATCTACCGAATTCAAAATTATCTTTTACAAGTTTTATTCAGGTAAACTTTGATAAAAGCATTATGATGAGTTCAAATTTATCTTTTGGAACTTTTCCTGAATCAAGTTTTATTAGGGCAAATTTATATGAGTCTATTTTAGTTGGCGCAAACTTTGAAAAAGCAAATTTTACTGGGGCTAATTTGACTAGAGCAGACTTTATGGGATCAACACTAATTGAAG
The Candidatus Pelagibacter sp. RS40 DNA segment above includes these coding regions:
- a CDS encoding pentapeptide repeat-containing protein translates to MKKIFVLILFFLISTNAIAGCEDPINDGVDYTNCRFSDGQDLQGSYLPNSKLSFTSFIQVNFDKSIMMSSNLSFGTFPESSFIRANLYESILVGANFEKANFTGANLTRADFMGSTLIEANFQNSNLMEANFTSSNITNANFDGANLIGALWTNGETCGPNSIGVCNK
- a CDS encoding TIGR03643 family protein, with the translated sequence MKKSHRPETRVKNPEPKMGTSDWIIWAAWADRITFEDIEKKTGKTESEVIKIMRRSLKPSSFRLWRKRVNSQSIKHRKKFEYSRKLIRSKIKKEEYLD
- a CDS encoding LysE family translocator — its product is MLPPDFFLFLQIIFFLFITPGTPRVVIISYSINYGMKKCIWSATGDVIANFVQATLVIFVIGSFFLDHPKVLNIFKWAGIIYLLYLAYDIYKSRPKNISKSNNISKSNFSFLKDGFLVAGTSPKAWMFFPFIFPQFIDFNSNYIIQFIILISTYMILDFLSLIGYALLANKLIIWIKVKPKVINTISACVLIVIAGLIAITQKY